The following proteins come from a genomic window of Nocardiopsis sp. YSL2:
- a CDS encoding LacI family DNA-binding transcriptional regulator yields the protein MATSDTPQRRPTLKEVARVAGVSHQTVSRYLRHSGGLKESTRERVDAAIRELDYRPNLIARSMRTRRTGRLAILLPSVGSFSPDRMLAGAIATGHAAGFVVEVLSVDGGPEARTERTRELAESGQVEGILALAPLAHGGDRPSAGGAPVVVSADFDDDMRGIGGLADGSVVADLVGGLADSGHRRFLHVAGSPGFASARERRRTYLATIARLGLESHGVVDGDWSPESGREAVRALPADSGVTAVIAGNDVVAAGVVRGALDRGWRVPADLSVTGWDNNPVGAYLSPALTTVDVDRERLGADAMERLVATVRGTDPEISGQPLNRIIWRESTGPAPRRG from the coding sequence ATGGCCACGTCCGACACACCGCAGCGGCGGCCGACCCTCAAGGAGGTCGCCCGCGTCGCGGGGGTCTCGCACCAGACCGTCTCGCGCTATCTCCGCCACAGCGGAGGGCTCAAGGAGTCGACGCGGGAGCGGGTGGACGCCGCGATCAGGGAGCTCGACTACCGCCCCAACCTCATCGCGCGGTCGATGCGCACGCGCCGGACCGGGCGCCTGGCGATCCTGTTGCCCAGCGTGGGCAGCTTCAGCCCGGACCGGATGCTCGCCGGAGCCATCGCCACCGGCCACGCGGCGGGCTTCGTGGTCGAGGTGCTGAGCGTGGACGGCGGACCCGAGGCCCGCACCGAGCGCACCCGCGAACTCGCCGAGTCAGGCCAGGTGGAGGGCATCCTCGCGCTGGCACCGCTCGCCCACGGCGGCGACCGGCCGTCGGCCGGCGGCGCGCCCGTGGTCGTCTCCGCCGACTTCGACGACGACATGCGCGGCATCGGCGGCCTGGCCGACGGGTCGGTCGTCGCCGACCTGGTCGGGGGCCTGGCCGACTCCGGCCACCGGCGCTTCCTGCACGTGGCCGGATCGCCGGGCTTCGCCTCGGCCAGGGAGCGCAGGCGCACGTACCTGGCGACGATCGCGCGCCTCGGCCTGGAGTCGCACGGCGTGGTCGACGGGGACTGGTCGCCCGAGTCCGGCCGCGAGGCCGTGCGCGCGCTGCCGGCCGACAGCGGGGTCACCGCCGTCATCGCGGGCAACGACGTGGTCGCGGCCGGCGTGGTCCGCGGCGCCCTCGACCGCGGCTGGCGCGTGCCCGCCGACCTCAGCGTGACGGGGTGGGACAACAACCCGGTGGGCGCGTACCTGTCGCCGGCGCTCACCACGGTCGACGTCGACCGGGAGCGGTTGGGCGCCGACGCCATGGAACGCCTGGTCGCCACGGTCCGCGGGACCGATCCGGAGATCTCGGGGCAACCCCTGAACCGGATCATCTGGCGCGAGTCCACCGGGCCGGCCCCGCGTCGAGGGTGA
- the argG gene encoding argininosuccinate synthase — translation MSKVLTSLPVGERVGIAFSGGLDTSVAVAWMREKGAVPCTYTADIGQYDEPDIASVPGRANDYGAELARLVDGRAALVEEGLAALACGAFHIRSGGRTYFNTTPLGRAVTGTLLVRAMLEDGVQIWGDGSTFKGNDIERFYRYGLLANPSLRIYKPWLDADFVHELGGRKEMSEWLTERGLPYRDSAEKAYSTDANIWGATHEAKALEHLDTGIEIVDPIMGVRFWDPEVEIPTEDVTIGFEQGRPVSINGKSFDSAVDLVLEANTIGGRHGLGMSDQIENRVIEAKSRGIYEAPGMALLHTAYERLVNAVHNEDTVAAYHSEGRRLGRLMYEGRWLEPQALMVRESLQRWVGTAITGEVTLRLRRGEDYSILDTTGPAFSYHPDKLSMERTEDSAFGPVDRIGQLTMRNLDIADSRAKLEEYSRLGMVGPADAHPTSIGAAQAASTGLIGAMPEGGAEAIASRGQGSDDADLLDAAAFDAGND, via the coding sequence ATGTCCAAGGTACTCACCTCTCTGCCCGTCGGTGAACGTGTCGGGATCGCCTTCTCCGGAGGCCTCGACACCTCCGTGGCGGTCGCGTGGATGCGCGAGAAGGGCGCCGTCCCCTGCACCTACACGGCCGACATCGGCCAGTACGACGAACCCGACATCGCCTCGGTGCCCGGTCGCGCCAACGACTACGGCGCGGAGCTCGCCCGGCTGGTCGACGGTCGAGCCGCACTGGTCGAGGAGGGGCTGGCGGCACTGGCCTGCGGGGCGTTCCACATCCGCTCCGGCGGCCGCACCTACTTCAACACCACCCCGCTGGGCCGCGCCGTCACCGGCACCCTGCTCGTGCGCGCGATGCTCGAGGACGGCGTGCAGATCTGGGGCGACGGCTCCACCTTCAAGGGCAACGACATCGAGCGGTTCTACCGCTACGGCCTGCTCGCCAACCCCTCCCTGCGCATCTACAAGCCCTGGCTCGACGCCGACTTCGTGCACGAGCTCGGCGGCCGCAAGGAGATGTCGGAGTGGCTGACCGAGCGCGGCCTGCCCTACCGGGACAGCGCGGAGAAGGCCTACTCCACCGACGCCAACATCTGGGGCGCCACGCACGAGGCCAAGGCCCTGGAGCACCTCGACACCGGCATCGAGATCGTCGACCCCATCATGGGCGTGCGGTTCTGGGACCCCGAGGTGGAGATCCCCACCGAGGACGTCACCATCGGCTTCGAGCAGGGCCGTCCGGTGAGCATCAACGGCAAGAGCTTCGACTCCGCCGTCGACCTGGTCCTGGAGGCCAACACCATCGGCGGGCGCCACGGCCTGGGCATGTCCGACCAGATCGAGAACCGTGTCATTGAGGCCAAGAGCCGGGGCATCTACGAGGCCCCGGGGATGGCCCTGCTGCACACCGCCTACGAGCGGCTCGTCAACGCGGTCCACAACGAGGACACCGTCGCGGCCTACCACAGCGAGGGCCGGCGCCTGGGCAGGCTGATGTACGAGGGCCGCTGGCTGGAGCCCCAGGCCCTGATGGTGCGCGAGTCGCTGCAGCGCTGGGTCGGCACGGCGATCACCGGCGAGGTGACGCTGCGCCTGCGGCGCGGCGAGGACTACTCGATCCTGGACACGACCGGTCCGGCGTTCAGCTACCACCCGGACAAGCTGTCCATGGAGCGGACCGAGGACTCCGCCTTCGGCCCGGTCGACCGCATCGGCCAGCTGACCATGCGCAACCTGGACATCGCCGACTCCCGCGCCAAGCTGGAGGAGTACTCCAGGCTCGGCATGGTGGGCCCCGCCGACGCCCACCCGACGTCGATCGGCGCGGCCCAGGCCGCCTCCACCGGCCTCATCGGTGCGATGCCCGAGGGCGGCGCCGAGGCGATCGCCTCGCGCGGCCAGGGTTCCGACGACGCGGACCTGCTGGACGCCGCCGCGTTCGACGCCGGCAACGACTAG
- a CDS encoding class I SAM-dependent methyltransferase has translation MRHPLFARFYTRVGRAMDEGGLDRHRAALLGGLRGDVAEVGCGHGLNFPHYPGAVASVTAIEPEPYLRRAAEERAGRTGVPVTVVDGLADSLPLADASVDAVVATLVLCSVPDQTRALREIRRVLRPGGRLYFLEHVRAPTPGVRRAQRLLDATVGPRLLGGCHSGRDTLAAIASAGFTLGPVERFLFPRVRTPSSFHVRGEARPS, from the coding sequence GTGCGACATCCGCTGTTCGCCCGCTTCTACACGCGTGTGGGCCGCGCCATGGACGAGGGCGGCCTGGACCGGCACCGGGCCGCCCTGCTCGGGGGCCTGCGCGGCGACGTGGCGGAGGTGGGCTGCGGCCACGGACTGAACTTCCCCCACTACCCCGGTGCGGTCGCCTCGGTGACGGCGATCGAGCCCGAGCCGTACCTGCGCCGGGCCGCCGAGGAACGCGCCGGGCGGACCGGGGTCCCCGTCACGGTCGTCGACGGACTCGCCGACTCCCTGCCCCTGGCCGACGCCTCGGTCGACGCGGTGGTGGCCACGCTCGTGCTGTGCTCGGTCCCCGACCAGACCCGCGCACTGCGCGAGATCCGCCGCGTGCTCCGGCCCGGCGGGCGGCTGTACTTCCTCGAACACGTGCGGGCTCCCACTCCGGGCGTCCGCAGGGCCCAGCGGTTGCTGGACGCCACGGTCGGGCCGCGCCTGCTGGGAGGGTGCCACAGCGGGCGGGACACACTGGCCGCGATCGCATCGGCCGGGTTCACCCTGGGACCAGTCGAACGCTTCCTCTTCCCCCGCGTCCGTACCCCCTCCTCCTTCCACGTGCGCGGCGAGGCACGGCCCTCCTGA
- a CDS encoding aldo/keto reductase: MDAHVARQDRYESLEYRACGRSGLRLPRLSLGLWQNFGDDRSLEGQRAILRRAFDLGVFHFDLANNYGPPKGASETNFGRILDLDFRPYRDEMVITTKAGWVMGPGPHQQGGSRKYLLSSLDRSLARMGLDHVDIFYSHRPDPDTPLEETMLALHHAVVSGRALYAGISSYAPEATRRAAAIMRDLGTPLVVHQPSYSMLNRWVEDGLLTAAADEGMGVVAFSPLAQGLLTSRYLDGSVPGDSRAGVGRPSWRENMLSENILERARALNGIAAERGQTLAQMAIAWVLRDQGPRTVTTALIGASSVEQLEQNLAAVGGPDFTEEELRAIDRWAVDSDVNIWWGATASTP; encoded by the coding sequence ATGGACGCACACGTGGCACGGCAGGACCGGTACGAGTCACTGGAGTACCGGGCGTGCGGCAGGAGCGGGCTGCGGCTGCCGCGCCTGTCGCTGGGCCTGTGGCAGAACTTCGGCGACGACCGGAGCCTGGAGGGACAGCGCGCGATCCTGCGCCGCGCGTTCGACCTCGGCGTCTTCCACTTCGACCTGGCCAACAACTACGGCCCGCCCAAGGGCGCGTCCGAGACCAACTTCGGCCGCATCCTGGACCTGGACTTCCGCCCCTACCGCGACGAGATGGTCATCACGACCAAGGCCGGATGGGTCATGGGACCGGGCCCCCACCAGCAGGGCGGTTCGCGCAAGTACCTGCTCTCCTCGCTCGACCGCTCGTTGGCGCGCATGGGGCTGGACCACGTCGACATCTTCTACAGCCACCGGCCCGACCCGGACACCCCGCTGGAGGAGACCATGCTGGCCCTGCACCACGCCGTGGTGTCCGGCCGCGCCCTGTACGCAGGGATCTCCTCCTACGCCCCCGAGGCCACCCGCCGGGCGGCGGCGATCATGCGCGACCTGGGCACGCCCCTGGTCGTCCACCAGCCCTCGTACTCGATGCTCAACCGCTGGGTCGAGGACGGCCTGCTGACGGCGGCCGCCGACGAGGGGATGGGCGTGGTCGCCTTCTCCCCCCTGGCCCAGGGCCTGCTGACCTCCCGCTACCTGGACGGTTCCGTGCCCGGCGACTCGCGCGCAGGCGTGGGACGGCCCAGCTGGCGCGAGAACATGCTCTCCGAGAACATCCTGGAACGGGCCCGGGCGCTGAACGGGATCGCCGCCGAGCGCGGCCAGACCCTCGCGCAGATGGCGATCGCGTGGGTGCTGCGCGACCAGGGGCCGCGCACGGTCACCACGGCGCTGATCGGCGCCTCCAGCGTGGAGCAGTTGGAGCAGAACCTGGCCGCGGTCGGCGGACCGGACTTCACCGAGGAGGAGCTGCGCGCCATCGACCGCTGGGCGGTCGACTCCGACGTCAACATCTGGTGGGGCGCGACGGCCTCGACACCCTAG
- a CDS encoding TetR/AcrR family transcriptional regulator, translating into MNVPDQAGGATRSARKRREILTAAQGVFLERGYLGTNMDEIATLSGASKQTVYKHFGSKEALFVEIVQTMTAEAGDAVHRPAPEPERHEDLAPFLCEYALRQLRVVLTPELMRLRRLVIGEVSRFPDLARALYDGGPRRAMAAMSALFARLSDRGLLRVADPDAAASHFNWLVMSAPVNDAMLLGDDAIPGEAELRRHADEGVRVFLAAYGRDRA; encoded by the coding sequence GTGAACGTGCCGGACCAGGCCGGAGGGGCGACCCGCTCGGCGCGCAAGCGCCGGGAGATTCTGACGGCGGCGCAGGGGGTCTTCCTCGAACGCGGCTACCTCGGTACCAACATGGACGAGATCGCCACGCTGTCCGGGGCCTCGAAGCAGACCGTCTACAAGCACTTCGGCAGCAAGGAGGCGCTCTTCGTCGAGATCGTGCAGACCATGACCGCCGAGGCGGGCGACGCCGTGCACCGACCGGCCCCCGAACCCGAACGGCACGAGGACCTGGCCCCCTTCCTGTGCGAGTACGCCCTGCGCCAGCTCAGGGTCGTCCTCACACCCGAACTGATGCGGTTGCGCCGACTGGTGATCGGAGAGGTGAGCCGGTTCCCGGACCTGGCACGCGCCCTGTACGACGGCGGGCCGCGGCGTGCGATGGCGGCGATGTCGGCGCTCTTCGCCCGGCTGTCCGACCGGGGCCTGCTCCGCGTGGCCGACCCGGACGCGGCCGCATCCCACTTCAACTGGCTCGTGATGTCCGCGCCGGTCAACGACGCCATGCTGTTGGGGGACGACGCGATCCCGGGTGAGGCGGAGCTGCGCCGCCACGCCGACGAGGGGGTACGGGTGTTCCTGGCCGCCTACGGCCGCGACCGCGCCTGA
- a CDS encoding VOC family protein, translated as MRVKFAELPVLDQDRAIAFYTRALGCTVAIDAPMGEDGWRWVELAFPGAESHLHFLPRANDEPSPEPVLVLIDDDIAGTVKGLRDQGVEIVSEPQAAPWAPGTTFAEFRDSEGNRMVLADR; from the coding sequence ATGCGCGTCAAGTTCGCCGAACTGCCCGTTCTCGACCAGGACCGGGCCATCGCCTTCTACACCCGCGCGCTCGGCTGCACCGTCGCCATCGACGCCCCCATGGGCGAGGACGGATGGCGGTGGGTCGAACTCGCCTTCCCCGGCGCCGAGTCCCACCTGCACTTCCTGCCGCGCGCGAACGACGAGCCCTCCCCCGAGCCCGTCCTGGTGCTCATCGACGACGACATCGCGGGCACGGTCAAGGGCCTGCGGGACCAGGGCGTGGAGATCGTGAGCGAGCCCCAGGCCGCGCCGTGGGCCCCCGGCACCACGTTCGCCGAGTTCCGCGACAGCGAGGGCAACCGGATGGTGCTCGCCGACCGCTGA
- a CDS encoding alpha/beta fold hydrolase, translating into MTQPATGTLEVPGARIHYEVRGSGPLLLMIPGGPQDAGVLAGQARILADRYTTVAYDPRGNSRSTLDGEPADQSVEVHAQDAARLVAELGGGPARVFGTSGGAQIGLALAALRPDLVDTVVAHEPPCVLLLDDPSQALAEDQEVYDTYVRDGVEAGIARFLGLHDLDTGTGPAGEDTPDGTAQEDSGPAPQSAAAENTVDAEDAEDAETFARVSRNFGYFLGHGLRPLSRYVPDTATLRTGVPRVVVGLGRESAGRTIHDIGLALAGALATDPVEFPGDHVGFESHPDDFAGALDRALRG; encoded by the coding sequence ATGACCCAGCCCGCCACCGGCACCCTCGAGGTCCCCGGCGCCCGCATCCACTACGAGGTCCGCGGGAGCGGACCCCTGCTGCTGATGATCCCCGGCGGCCCGCAGGACGCCGGTGTCCTGGCCGGACAGGCCCGGATCCTCGCCGACCGGTACACGACCGTCGCCTACGACCCGCGCGGCAACTCCCGCAGCACCCTGGACGGAGAGCCCGCCGACCAGAGCGTCGAGGTCCACGCCCAGGACGCCGCCCGCCTGGTGGCCGAGCTCGGCGGCGGACCGGCCCGGGTGTTCGGCACCAGCGGCGGCGCCCAGATCGGCCTCGCGCTCGCCGCTCTGCGGCCCGACCTCGTGGACACCGTCGTCGCGCACGAGCCGCCGTGCGTCCTGCTGTTGGACGACCCCTCCCAGGCCCTGGCCGAGGACCAGGAGGTCTACGACACCTACGTCCGCGACGGAGTCGAGGCCGGAATCGCCCGTTTCCTGGGGCTGCACGACCTGGACACCGGCACCGGCCCCGCCGGAGAGGACACACCGGACGGCACGGCGCAGGAGGACTCCGGGCCCGCCCCGCAGTCCGCTGCCGCGGAGAACACCGTGGACGCCGAGGACGCCGAGGATGCCGAGACCTTCGCCCGGGTGAGCCGGAACTTCGGCTACTTCCTCGGCCACGGCCTGCGTCCGCTCTCCCGCTACGTCCCCGACACCGCCACCCTGCGCACGGGCGTGCCGCGCGTCGTGGTCGGCCTGGGCCGGGAGTCGGCCGGGCGCACCATCCACGACATCGGCCTGGCCCTGGCCGGGGCGCTCGCGACCGACCCGGTGGAGTTCCCCGGTGACCACGTCGGGTTCGAGTCCCACCCCGACGACTTCGCCGGCGCGCTGGACCGGGCCCTGCGCGGCTGA
- a CDS encoding MerR family transcriptional regulator translates to MPEAHHMRIGEVAERTGLSLRTIRYYGEVALVEPSARSRGGFRLYTESDVDRLQLIKRMKPLGFSLEETRELLESVDRLNSATTGEDERAALSERLDAVEADLAERCSALRRQLEMAEEFAERLRRQRAHHAAD, encoded by the coding sequence GTGCCGGAGGCGCACCACATGCGGATCGGTGAGGTCGCCGAGCGCACGGGGCTGTCCCTGCGTACGATCCGCTACTACGGCGAGGTCGCCCTGGTGGAGCCCTCCGCGCGCTCACGCGGCGGTTTCCGCCTGTACACCGAGTCGGACGTGGACCGCCTGCAGCTCATCAAGCGGATGAAGCCCCTCGGGTTCAGCCTGGAGGAGACCCGCGAGCTGTTGGAGAGCGTCGACCGGCTGAACTCGGCCACCACCGGCGAGGACGAGCGCGCCGCGCTGAGCGAGCGTTTGGACGCCGTCGAGGCCGACCTCGCCGAGCGCTGCTCGGCCCTGCGACGCCAGTTGGAGATGGCCGAGGAGTTCGCCGAGCGGCTGCGCCGCCAGCGCGCGCACCACGCCGCCGACTGA
- a CDS encoding lytic polysaccharide monooxygenase: protein MHTNDDTAGHSRRAARVLVLASVPLLGLTALAAPASAHGSIVDPASRNYGCWERWGDDHLNPDMEQDDPMCAQAWQDNPNAMWNWNGLYRNEVGGDHQGHVPDGTLCSGGNTEGGRYDSLDAVGPWRTTPVDDDFTLHLYDQASHGADYFLVYVTEEGFDPATEPLGWDDLELVETPGYHAPANDIYIDVSTTGRTGHHVVFTVWKASHMDQNYYLCSDVDFG from the coding sequence ATGCACACCAACGACGACACGGCAGGACACTCCCGCCGGGCGGCCCGCGTGCTCGTGCTGGCCTCCGTGCCTCTGCTCGGCCTCACCGCACTGGCCGCACCCGCCTCGGCGCACGGTTCGATCGTCGACCCCGCGAGCCGCAACTACGGTTGCTGGGAGCGCTGGGGCGACGACCACCTGAACCCGGACATGGAGCAGGACGACCCCATGTGCGCTCAGGCGTGGCAGGACAACCCCAACGCCATGTGGAACTGGAACGGGCTCTACCGCAACGAGGTCGGTGGCGACCACCAGGGCCACGTGCCCGACGGCACCCTGTGCAGCGGTGGCAACACCGAGGGCGGCCGCTACGACTCCCTGGACGCCGTCGGCCCCTGGCGGACCACGCCGGTGGACGACGACTTCACGCTCCACCTGTACGACCAGGCCTCGCACGGCGCCGACTACTTCCTGGTGTACGTGACCGAGGAGGGCTTCGATCCCGCCACGGAGCCGCTGGGCTGGGACGACCTGGAACTGGTCGAGACGCCCGGATACCACGCCCCCGCCAACGACATCTACATCGACGTCAGCACCACCGGCCGGACCGGACACCACGTCGTGTTCACCGTGTGGAAGGCGTCCCACATGGACCAGAACTACTACCTGTGCAGTGACGTCGACTTCGGCTGA
- a CDS encoding glycoside hydrolase family 6 protein → MSTIPRAADPRARTRRGLAAASALVLGTTLAMATPSAASAATGCEVDYQVNDWGSGFTASVEITNLGDPVNGWTLGWEYAGNQQISSIWNGSHTQNGQSVEVTDGGHNASIATDGTVSFGFNASYSGSNDAPTEFTLNGVVCEGSVDPGPDPDPDPDPDPEPGERVDNPYVGADVYNNPIWAENARSEPGGEAIADQPTGVWMDRIGAIEGNDSPTTGSMGLRDHLDEAVDQAGGEPFVFQVVIYNLPGRDCAALASNGELGPDEIDRYKNEYIDPIAEILADPAYADLRIVTTIEIDSLPNLVTNVSPRETATPECDEMLANGNYVEGVGYALNALGAIDNVYNYIDAGHHGWIGWEDNLAASAEIFAEAANTAGATPDDVHGFIANTANYSALKEENFAIGETIAGTPVRQSTWVDWNQYVDELTFAQGLRDMMVSDHGFDPNLGMLIDTSRNGWGGPDRPTGPGPETDVDAYVDGGRYDRRLQAGNWCNQSGAGLGERPTAAPEPGIDAYVWMKPPGESDGSSEEIPNDEGKGFDRMCDPTYEGNPRNNFNMSGALPDAPVAGHWFSAQFQELLANAHPPVN, encoded by the coding sequence ATGAGCACCATCCCGCGCGCCGCGGATCCCCGTGCGCGGACACGGCGCGGCCTCGCCGCCGCGTCCGCCCTTGTCCTCGGCACGACCCTGGCCATGGCCACCCCCTCCGCCGCCTCCGCGGCCACCGGCTGTGAGGTCGACTATCAGGTCAACGACTGGGGTTCCGGCTTCACCGCCTCCGTAGAGATCACCAACCTGGGCGACCCCGTCAACGGGTGGACCCTGGGCTGGGAGTACGCGGGCAACCAACAGATCTCCAGTATCTGGAACGGCAGCCACACGCAGAACGGCCAGTCGGTCGAGGTGACCGACGGCGGGCACAACGCCTCCATCGCCACGGACGGAACGGTCTCCTTCGGTTTCAACGCCTCCTACTCCGGCAGCAACGACGCCCCGACCGAGTTCACGCTCAACGGCGTCGTGTGCGAGGGCTCCGTCGACCCCGGGCCGGACCCGGACCCCGACCCGGACCCGGACCCCGAGCCCGGTGAGCGCGTCGACAACCCCTACGTGGGCGCCGACGTCTACAACAACCCGATCTGGGCCGAGAACGCCCGATCCGAGCCCGGCGGCGAGGCCATCGCCGACCAGCCCACCGGCGTGTGGATGGACCGCATCGGCGCCATCGAGGGCAACGACAGCCCCACCACCGGCAGCATGGGCCTGCGCGACCACCTCGACGAGGCCGTCGACCAGGCCGGCGGCGAGCCGTTCGTGTTCCAGGTCGTCATCTACAACCTGCCCGGCCGCGACTGCGCCGCGCTGGCCTCCAACGGTGAGCTCGGGCCGGACGAGATCGACCGGTACAAGAACGAGTACATCGACCCGATCGCCGAGATCCTCGCCGACCCGGCCTACGCCGACCTGCGGATCGTCACCACGATCGAGATCGACTCGCTGCCGAACCTCGTCACCAACGTCTCCCCGCGTGAGACCGCCACGCCCGAGTGCGACGAGATGCTCGCCAACGGCAACTACGTCGAAGGCGTGGGCTACGCCCTGAACGCGCTCGGCGCGATCGACAACGTCTACAACTACATCGACGCCGGCCACCACGGCTGGATCGGCTGGGAGGACAACCTCGCCGCCTCCGCCGAGATCTTCGCCGAGGCCGCCAACACCGCCGGTGCCACCCCCGACGACGTGCACGGCTTCATCGCCAACACCGCCAACTACTCCGCGCTGAAGGAGGAGAACTTCGCGATCGGCGAGACCATCGCCGGCACCCCCGTGCGGCAGTCCACCTGGGTCGACTGGAACCAGTACGTCGACGAGCTGACCTTCGCCCAGGGCCTGCGCGACATGATGGTCTCCGACCACGGGTTCGACCCGAACCTGGGCATGCTGATCGACACCTCCCGCAACGGCTGGGGCGGGCCCGACCGGCCCACCGGTCCCGGCCCGGAGACCGACGTGGACGCCTACGTGGACGGCGGGCGCTACGACCGCCGCCTCCAGGCCGGCAACTGGTGCAACCAGTCCGGTGCCGGGCTGGGCGAGCGGCCCACGGCCGCTCCCGAACCGGGCATCGACGCCTACGTGTGGATGAAGCCCCCGGGTGAGTCCGACGGCTCCAGCGAGGAGATCCCCAACGACGAGGGCAAGGGGTTCGACCGCATGTGCGACCCCACCTATGAGGGCAACCCCCGCAACAACTTCAACATGAGCGGCGCCCTGCCGGACGCCCCCGTCGCCGGACACTGGTTCTCCGCGCAGTTCCAGGAGCTGCTGGCCAACGCCCACCCGCCCGTGAACTGA
- a CDS encoding SDR family oxidoreductase codes for MTDQTTRTALVTGASSGIGAAVAAALVDRGYRVYGTSRRPESVADPVPGVTYLALDLTDEASVLACAEAAGAVDVLVNNAGESQNGPLEELPPEAVERLFRTNVFGAVRLAQLLLPGMRDRRYGRVVMIGSMLASFPLAYRSSYVASKAAMKGFADALRREVSPYGVGVTTVEPGSINTGISERRTQYIRQDSPFAAEYRTMLAALNANEAKGVSARTVATTVVRAIEARRPRPLYAVGSNAPLVFALRRLLPRSLVLRVVARRHGL; via the coding sequence ATGACGGACCAGACCACCAGGACCGCGCTCGTGACGGGCGCGTCGTCGGGCATCGGCGCCGCCGTCGCCGCCGCCCTCGTCGACCGCGGCTACCGCGTGTACGGCACCAGCCGCCGACCCGAGTCGGTCGCCGACCCCGTCCCCGGAGTGACGTATCTGGCCCTGGACCTGACCGACGAGGCGTCGGTCCTGGCGTGCGCGGAGGCCGCGGGCGCGGTGGACGTCCTGGTCAACAATGCCGGCGAGAGCCAGAACGGCCCCCTGGAGGAGCTGCCGCCCGAGGCCGTCGAGCGGCTGTTCCGCACCAACGTGTTCGGCGCGGTGCGCCTGGCCCAGCTGCTGCTGCCGGGCATGCGCGACCGCCGGTACGGGCGCGTGGTGATGATCGGGTCCATGCTGGCCAGCTTCCCGCTCGCCTACCGCTCCTCCTACGTGGCGTCCAAGGCCGCGATGAAGGGGTTCGCCGACGCCCTGCGCCGCGAGGTCTCTCCCTACGGTGTGGGAGTGACGACCGTGGAGCCGGGCTCGATCAACACCGGCATCAGCGAGCGCCGCACACAGTACATCCGCCAGGACTCACCGTTCGCCGCCGAGTACCGCACCATGCTCGCCGCGCTCAACGCCAACGAGGCCAAGGGCGTCTCCGCCCGGACCGTGGCCACCACGGTCGTGCGCGCGATCGAGGCCCGTCGGCCCCGGCCGCTGTACGCGGTGGGCAGCAACGCCCCCCTGGTGTTCGCGCTGCGCCGGCTCCTGCCCCGGTCGCTCGTCCTGCGCGTGGTCGCCCGCAGGCACGGGTTGTAG
- a CDS encoding VOC family protein, with protein sequence MKQQVHFVTLATADLDAARGFYRDGLGWEPLLDVPGEIIFFQIAPGLLLGLFDAEKFDRDLGGHAGVTGTSGASGVTLAHNVEDRAGVAATVRAMVDAGGSVLKEPQEGEFGGVFHAHVKDPNGVVWEIAHNPGWRVDEDGNVTLG encoded by the coding sequence GTGAAGCAACAGGTCCACTTCGTCACGCTCGCCACCGCCGATCTGGACGCCGCCCGCGGCTTCTACCGGGACGGTCTCGGGTGGGAGCCCCTCCTCGACGTACCCGGGGAGATCATCTTCTTCCAGATCGCCCCCGGCCTGCTGCTGGGCCTGTTCGACGCCGAGAAGTTCGACCGCGACCTGGGCGGGCACGCCGGGGTCACCGGCACGAGCGGGGCCTCAGGGGTGACGCTGGCGCACAACGTCGAGGACCGCGCGGGGGTGGCGGCCACCGTCCGGGCGATGGTCGACGCGGGAGGGAGCGTCCTCAAGGAACCGCAGGAGGGCGAGTTCGGCGGCGTCTTCCACGCACACGTCAAGGACCCCAACGGGGTCGTGTGGGAGATCGCGCACAACCCCGGATGGCGGGTGGACGAGGACGGAAACGTCACCCTGGGCTGA
- a CDS encoding antibiotic biosynthesis monooxygenase produces MSSVVKFNVLTVPEGAGATLEERFAKRAGLVENQPGFEEFQLLRPVEGTDKYLVYTRWRSEEDFQNWVNGQAFQHGHAQAAKEAQEEGRTGHGHGHGHGHGGPAATGSELWGFEVIQHVKAGS; encoded by the coding sequence GTGAGCAGCGTCGTCAAGTTCAACGTCCTGACCGTCCCCGAGGGGGCCGGGGCCACCCTGGAGGAGCGCTTCGCCAAGCGCGCCGGGCTGGTGGAGAACCAGCCGGGATTCGAGGAGTTCCAGCTGTTGCGGCCGGTCGAGGGCACCGACAAGTACCTCGTGTACACCCGGTGGCGGTCCGAGGAGGACTTCCAGAACTGGGTCAACGGCCAGGCCTTCCAGCACGGCCACGCGCAGGCCGCGAAGGAGGCCCAGGAGGAGGGCCGCACGGGTCACGGGCACGGGCACGGCCACGGGCACGGCGGTCCGGCCGCGACCGGCAGCGAGCTGTGGGGGTTCGAGGTCATCCAGCACGTCAAGGCCGGCTCCTAG